From a single Chitinophaga sp. Cy-1792 genomic region:
- a CDS encoding sulfite exporter TauE/SafE family protein, whose amino-acid sequence MDFLLQQSNYLPVLVIGLIVGYLSGLLGKGGSAISTPALQIFAGVTPFFALASPLPASITSTLSATAVYRKEKLFNTRVILLSAVIAVPSTIIGSWFSSLLPGKTLMILTAVFIVGIGCSLLYSFMKKKTTATSDAPMLATVPAGKLMGAAMGIGLLAGLLANAGGILFSSFFIKQLKMPIKQALACAVVLSAILSIPGAVTHWYLGHIDWNIALLLSLTAFPASYLGAKTAVKMKTPLLERLFALTLILFGLYDIFFTLLHK is encoded by the coding sequence ATGGATTTTTTGTTACAACAATCAAATTATCTGCCTGTACTTGTTATTGGCCTGATCGTAGGTTATTTATCAGGATTATTAGGCAAAGGCGGCAGTGCTATCAGCACACCGGCACTGCAGATATTCGCGGGCGTGACGCCCTTTTTTGCACTGGCATCTCCATTGCCGGCATCTATCACCAGTACCTTATCGGCCACTGCAGTATACAGAAAGGAAAAACTCTTTAACACGAGGGTGATTCTTTTGAGTGCGGTCATTGCAGTGCCTTCAACTATTATCGGCAGCTGGTTTAGCAGCCTGCTTCCCGGAAAAACACTGATGATATTAACGGCGGTATTTATTGTGGGGATTGGCTGTTCGCTGCTGTATTCTTTCATGAAAAAGAAAACAACCGCTACTTCAGATGCGCCCATGCTGGCAACAGTGCCGGCGGGTAAACTGATGGGGGCCGCCATGGGGATAGGTCTGCTGGCCGGATTACTGGCTAATGCCGGCGGAATCCTCTTCAGCTCCTTCTTTATTAAACAATTGAAAATGCCTATTAAACAGGCGCTGGCATGTGCGGTGGTGCTGTCGGCTATACTGTCCATTCCAGGGGCGGTGACCCACTGGTACCTGGGGCATATAGACTGGAATATTGCACTGCTGTTATCGCTCACTGCTTTTCCTGCTTCCTACCTGGGGGCTAAAACTGCTGTGAAAATGAAAACGCCGCTGCTGGAAAGACTTTTCGCCCTGACTTTAATTCTCTTTGGGTTATACGATATCTTCTTTACGCTGCTGCATAAATAA
- a CDS encoding MmcQ/YjbR family DNA-binding protein, which translates to MFDNTLAFCRSLPAVTTDMKWDNELRFFVGEKLFAMLSMNEPHRISFKCQPATFHSLIAQPGIVPAPHLARYHWVQLKQDDTLPATELEQYLRKAYELIFGTLPEPEQRSIREHQVNA; encoded by the coding sequence ATGTTTGATAATACCCTGGCATTTTGCCGTTCCCTTCCAGCCGTTACCACTGATATGAAGTGGGATAATGAACTGCGTTTCTTTGTAGGAGAGAAATTGTTTGCGATGCTTTCCATGAATGAACCGCACCGAATTTCGTTTAAGTGTCAGCCTGCCACTTTTCACAGTCTGATTGCCCAACCTGGTATCGTTCCTGCTCCTCATCTGGCGAGGTACCACTGGGTACAGCTGAAACAGGACGACACCCTGCCAGCCACAGAGCTGGAACAATACCTCAGAAAGGCCTATGAGCTGATTTTTGGCACCTTGCCGGAGCCTGAGCAACGCAGCATCAGGGAGCACCAGGTAAACGCCTGA
- a CDS encoding DUF885 family protein: MKLFPLKVSMVALGALLATACNHGNPQLNADKLHHLSARYYDESMSLYPITATFNGENQHNAELTIDIADSWRAKTDAIFRAYQDSLKEIDTSLLSPNDRITYDMLQRELAINREGFTFHDNLMPVQQFTCLPITLAQLGSGSSAQPFKNLKDYQNFMQRMQLFAQWSDTAIANMRKGISTGYVLPKALVEKTIPQLTALAKKDSSNIFYAPLKSIPDSISATDKAQLIQDYTKAIETYILPSYARLGAFMQEEYLPKARTSSGIDSLPDGKEYYNYLIKYWTTTNKTPEEIFALGEKEVARIRAEMEAIKTSTGFKGDLPAFFEFVRTDKQFHIFSTPGAILDSFKAIENKIMPGVKKMYGHLPKTKFEIRQTEAFRAASASAEYQPGSPDGTRPGIFYVPILDAKKFSYIGMECLFLHEAIPGHHFQMSLQMENDSLPKFRRFAWIGAYGEGYALYCESLGKELGLYTNPYMYVGRLSDEIHRAIRLVVDAGMHAKGWTREQAIKYMMDNEPVSEAEVTAEIERYMAIPGQALSYKIGELKIRELRNKYTKELGDKFHLSSFHDELLKDGCVPLSVLEDKMARWAKVQ; encoded by the coding sequence ATGAAATTATTTCCACTGAAAGTTAGCATGGTAGCCCTCGGCGCCCTGCTGGCCACCGCCTGTAACCATGGCAATCCGCAGCTGAATGCAGACAAACTGCACCATCTTTCTGCGCGTTATTATGACGAAAGCATGTCGCTGTACCCGATTACGGCCACCTTCAATGGTGAAAATCAGCACAATGCGGAACTGACCATCGACATCGCCGATAGCTGGCGCGCCAAAACAGACGCCATCTTCCGCGCCTACCAGGACAGCCTCAAAGAAATCGATACCAGCCTGCTCAGCCCCAACGACCGTATTACCTATGATATGCTGCAACGTGAACTGGCTATCAACAGGGAAGGATTTACCTTTCATGATAACCTGATGCCGGTACAGCAGTTTACCTGTCTGCCTATCACCCTTGCACAGTTAGGTTCCGGCAGCTCTGCACAGCCTTTCAAAAACCTGAAAGACTACCAGAATTTCATGCAGCGTATGCAGCTCTTTGCACAGTGGTCAGATACTGCCATTGCCAATATGCGCAAAGGTATCAGCACCGGCTACGTACTACCTAAAGCGTTAGTTGAAAAAACCATTCCTCAGCTGACAGCCCTCGCCAAAAAAGACAGCAGCAATATCTTCTATGCTCCTTTAAAAAGCATTCCTGATTCCATCAGTGCTACCGACAAGGCGCAGCTGATACAGGACTATACAAAAGCCATCGAAACTTATATCCTTCCAAGCTATGCCAGACTCGGTGCCTTCATGCAGGAAGAATATCTGCCTAAAGCCCGCACCAGCAGCGGTATTGATAGTCTGCCCGATGGAAAGGAATATTACAATTATCTCATTAAATACTGGACTACTACCAACAAAACACCGGAAGAAATTTTTGCTTTGGGAGAGAAAGAAGTAGCGAGGATCAGAGCGGAGATGGAAGCGATTAAAACCAGTACCGGTTTTAAAGGCGATTTACCGGCATTTTTTGAATTTGTGCGTACAGATAAGCAATTCCATATTTTCTCAACACCAGGCGCTATCCTTGACTCATTCAAGGCCATCGAAAACAAGATCATGCCGGGGGTGAAAAAAATGTATGGTCATCTTCCTAAAACAAAATTTGAAATCAGACAGACCGAAGCCTTCCGTGCCGCTTCTGCCAGCGCGGAATACCAGCCAGGCTCTCCTGACGGTACGCGTCCGGGTATCTTCTATGTACCTATCCTGGATGCTAAAAAATTCAGTTATATCGGCATGGAATGCCTGTTTCTGCATGAGGCAATTCCGGGTCATCACTTCCAGATGTCTTTACAAATGGAGAATGACAGTCTGCCTAAATTCCGTCGCTTTGCATGGATAGGCGCCTATGGCGAAGGTTATGCGTTATACTGTGAGAGCCTGGGTAAAGAACTGGGACTGTATACCAATCCATATATGTATGTTGGCCGTCTCAGTGATGAGATCCATCGTGCTATTCGTTTAGTCGTTGACGCTGGTATGCATGCGAAAGGCTGGACACGCGAACAGGCGATCAAATATATGATGGATAATGAGCCGGTATCTGAAGCAGAAGTAACCGCTGAAATTGAGCGCTACATGGCGATTCCGGGTCAGGCACTCTCCTACAAAATAGGGGAGTTGAAAATTCGTGAGCTGCGTAATAAGTATACAAAAGAATTAGGCGATAAATTCCATTTATCCTCTTTCCATGATGAGTTACTGAAAGATGGTTGTGTGCCATTATCAGTACTGGAAGATAAGATGGCAAGATGGGCGAAGGTGCAGTAA
- a CDS encoding DUF1080 domain-containing protein encodes MKKLLLVCGGILLMSGTLLAQKANKSGWQDLFNGKDLKGWKQLGGTAIYSAKDGEIVGTTVMNTPNSFLCTDKDYGDFILELEFKLDKEFNSGIQFRSQSRADYQNGRVFGYQMEIDPSDRKWSGGIYEEGRRGWQYPMEYNPAGQNAFKKDGWNKYRIECRGNEMRTWVNGVPTAHLVDTALPKGFIALQVHSIGKTEADNGKSIHWRNLRIIENPAASQYSPYDNIYVVNNVDNTISAQEKKNGFQLLWDGKTSKGWRGYNQKGFPDKGWTINDGTITIHASDGNEEGSGGDIVTDKEYGAFEMDFEFKLTRGANSGVKYFVKESYDTKGKSAIGLEYQVLDDEVHPDAKLGRDGDRTLASLYDLIARKQEKRAILPIGEWNKGRIIVYPNNHVEHWLNGFKVLEYERGSQNFKDLVAISKYKNWNNFGLWPEGHILLQDHGNEVSFKSLRIKVLK; translated from the coding sequence ATGAAAAAGTTACTACTTGTATGTGGCGGTATCCTGCTGATGTCAGGTACACTGCTGGCCCAGAAAGCCAATAAATCCGGATGGCAAGACCTCTTTAACGGCAAGGACCTCAAAGGCTGGAAACAGCTGGGCGGTACCGCGATCTATTCGGCTAAGGACGGCGAGATCGTAGGGACGACGGTGATGAACACGCCTAACTCCTTCCTCTGCACAGATAAAGACTATGGCGATTTCATCCTCGAGCTGGAATTTAAGCTGGACAAAGAATTCAACTCCGGTATCCAATTCCGCAGCCAGAGCAGGGCTGATTACCAGAATGGTCGCGTATTCGGCTACCAGATGGAAATAGATCCTTCCGACCGTAAATGGAGCGGAGGTATTTATGAAGAAGGCCGCCGCGGATGGCAGTATCCGATGGAATACAATCCTGCCGGGCAAAATGCCTTCAAAAAAGATGGCTGGAACAAATACCGTATCGAATGCCGTGGCAATGAGATGCGTACCTGGGTAAACGGCGTACCAACCGCTCACCTGGTGGATACCGCGCTGCCTAAAGGCTTTATCGCCCTGCAGGTACACTCTATCGGCAAAACTGAAGCTGATAACGGCAAAAGCATCCACTGGCGCAATCTCCGTATCATAGAAAACCCGGCTGCCAGCCAGTATTCTCCGTACGACAATATCTACGTGGTTAACAATGTCGATAACACTATTTCCGCCCAGGAAAAGAAAAATGGCTTCCAGCTCCTCTGGGACGGTAAAACTTCCAAAGGATGGAGAGGCTACAACCAGAAAGGTTTCCCTGATAAAGGCTGGACCATCAACGACGGTACCATCACCATCCACGCCAGCGACGGCAACGAAGAAGGCAGTGGCGGCGATATCGTTACAGATAAGGAATACGGCGCCTTTGAAATGGATTTCGAATTCAAACTGACCCGCGGTGCCAACTCAGGCGTAAAATATTTCGTGAAAGAATCTTACGATACCAAAGGTAAATCCGCCATAGGACTGGAATACCAGGTACTGGACGACGAAGTTCATCCCGATGCCAAGCTGGGCCGCGACGGAGATCGCACCTTGGCCTCACTTTATGACCTGATTGCCAGAAAACAGGAAAAACGTGCAATATTACCAATTGGAGAATGGAATAAAGGTCGTATTATTGTGTATCCAAATAATCACGTGGAGCACTGGCTGAATGGTTTCAAAGTGTTGGAATACGAAAGAGGATCCCAGAACTTCAAAGATTTGGTAGCTATCAGTAAATACAAAAATTGGAATAACTTTGGCCTGTGGCCGGAAGGTCACATACTCTTGCAAGATCATGGTAACGAAGTGTCATTCAAGAGTTTACGCATTAAAGTTCTCAAATAA
- a CDS encoding DJ-1/PfpI family protein yields MAQKKIILLTGDYAEDYETMVPFQMLQMIGHEVHAVCPDKAAGDKIKTAIHDFEGDQTYSEKPGHGFVLNATFNDLKASEYDALVIAGGRAPEYLRLNKNVLELVKHFFTNDKPVAAVCHGIQILTAADVVRGRKLTAYPAVAPEVTASGGTYVSVNVTDAVTDGNLVTAPAWPAHPQWIAAFLKVLGTSIEL; encoded by the coding sequence ATGGCACAAAAGAAAATTATCTTACTGACAGGCGATTATGCGGAAGATTACGAAACAATGGTTCCATTCCAGATGCTCCAGATGATCGGGCATGAAGTACATGCTGTTTGCCCGGACAAAGCAGCCGGCGACAAGATAAAAACAGCGATTCATGATTTTGAGGGCGACCAGACGTACAGCGAGAAGCCGGGTCATGGTTTTGTACTGAATGCAACATTTAATGACCTGAAAGCCAGTGAATATGATGCGCTGGTGATTGCGGGTGGCCGTGCGCCGGAATACCTGCGTCTTAATAAAAATGTCCTGGAGCTGGTGAAGCACTTCTTTACAAATGATAAGCCGGTGGCTGCAGTATGCCACGGTATCCAGATATTAACGGCTGCTGATGTGGTGCGTGGCCGTAAACTTACTGCCTATCCTGCGGTAGCCCCAGAAGTGACTGCTTCCGGTGGTACCTATGTATCTGTAAATGTGACCGATGCAGTTACTGATGGTAACCTGGTAACAGCGCCGGCATGGCCTGCTCATCCTCAGTGGATTGCTGCTTTCCTGAAGGTATTAGGTACTTCTATTGAGTTATAG
- the atpG gene encoding ATP synthase F1 subunit gamma, with amino-acid sequence MSGQLKEVRNRIKSIQSGQQITKAMKMVSAAKLKRAQDAITLMRPYAVKLQEMLQNIVSNSEGNINTPLAAQREIEKVLIVVITSDRGLCGAFNSNLIKAAKRVIRDKYAEQFEKGNVELLPIGKKGYEHFLNNGYKVNDKFWNMFGNLTFDHVKEASSLAMEGFIDGTYDAVEIVYSEFKNAAVQEYVNEQFLPIAKVENEEDSLKADFIFEPQKDVLIAELMPKILNTQFFKAILDNHASEHGARMTAMDKATENASELLRNLKISYNRARQAAITTELTEIVSGAAALAG; translated from the coding sequence ATGTCCGGACAGCTTAAAGAAGTTCGTAACCGAATCAAATCTATTCAATCTGGTCAGCAGATCACGAAAGCCATGAAAATGGTGAGTGCTGCAAAGTTGAAACGTGCACAGGATGCCATTACCTTAATGCGTCCATATGCCGTAAAACTCCAGGAAATGTTACAGAATATTGTTTCCAACAGCGAAGGCAATATCAATACACCACTGGCCGCTCAACGTGAGATTGAAAAAGTACTGATCGTTGTAATTACTTCCGACAGAGGCTTGTGCGGTGCATTCAACTCCAACCTGATCAAAGCAGCAAAACGCGTTATCCGTGATAAATATGCTGAACAATTTGAGAAAGGGAATGTTGAGTTATTACCTATCGGTAAAAAAGGTTATGAGCACTTCCTGAACAACGGTTATAAAGTAAATGACAAGTTCTGGAACATGTTTGGTAACCTCACCTTCGACCACGTTAAAGAAGCTTCTTCTTTAGCAATGGAGGGCTTTATCGACGGTACCTACGATGCAGTGGAAATCGTTTACAGCGAATTCAAAAATGCTGCCGTTCAGGAATACGTAAATGAACAGTTCCTGCCTATCGCAAAAGTAGAGAACGAAGAAGACAGCCTCAAAGCTGACTTCATCTTCGAACCGCAGAAAGATGTACTGATAGCTGAGCTGATGCCTAAAATCCTGAACACTCAGTTCTTTAAGGCCATCCTGGATAACCACGCTTCCGAACACGGTGCGCGTATGACTGCCATGGATAAAGCAACTGAAAATGCGAGCGAATTGCTCCGCAACCTGAAAATCTCTTACAACCGCGCACGTCAGGCTGCCATCACCACCGAACTCACTGAGATCGTTTCCGGTGCCGCCGCTCTCGCCGGTTGA
- the scpB gene encoding SMC-Scp complex subunit ScpB: MEISQIIPHVEALIFAADRPLPMLEILDLLNNALAFLEDRATADQVEAAIEAIREKYSSEFYAFEVRSSGGGFQFLTKRDYYQTVAQLNGDKFLKRLSTAALETLAIIAYRQPISKGEIEYIRGVSTDYSIQKLLEKELIVISGRSEDLPGKPLLYTVSRGFMDYFGINSPADLPKLKELFDEEMIQPTLITDETATIGRDDIREEQPSNDNEYTNEATPEEIGEDGHTMMVSEDGELLDPDHQLDELPAAPAETPAPPAPQKPAGPPTPPAAEHSDFHLMDQEHESLPASEDEEAEPDDEIINFESFLRDAEEDRSGAAEDEDAEPDDEIARNYFHSKDENEEEEEDEDEEEGLEDDEDEEDDFPGTDTDDADENDLDKK; the protein is encoded by the coding sequence ATGGAAATATCTCAGATCATCCCGCATGTGGAAGCACTCATCTTTGCTGCCGACAGGCCGTTGCCCATGCTGGAAATACTGGATTTATTAAATAATGCACTGGCATTCCTCGAAGATCGCGCAACAGCCGATCAGGTGGAAGCAGCCATCGAAGCTATCAGAGAAAAATATAGCTCAGAATTCTATGCATTTGAAGTAAGAAGCAGTGGCGGAGGATTTCAATTCCTCACCAAAAGAGATTATTACCAAACCGTTGCCCAGCTCAATGGCGACAAATTCCTGAAAAGACTCTCCACAGCAGCCCTGGAAACACTGGCCATCATCGCATACCGCCAGCCCATCTCCAAAGGCGAAATCGAATATATCCGCGGTGTAAGTACCGACTACTCCATTCAAAAACTCCTGGAAAAAGAACTGATCGTGATCTCCGGCCGTAGCGAAGACCTCCCCGGAAAACCACTGCTATACACCGTTTCCAGAGGCTTTATGGACTACTTCGGTATCAACTCCCCGGCAGATCTGCCTAAACTGAAAGAACTCTTCGATGAGGAAATGATACAACCTACCCTCATCACCGATGAAACAGCTACCATCGGCAGAGATGATATCCGTGAAGAACAGCCGTCTAACGATAACGAATACACGAACGAAGCTACGCCGGAAGAAATCGGTGAAGATGGCCATACCATGATGGTTTCAGAAGATGGTGAACTCCTCGATCCTGACCATCAGCTGGATGAACTGCCCGCAGCTCCGGCAGAGACTCCTGCACCTCCAGCCCCGCAAAAACCGGCTGGTCCTCCAACTCCGCCGGCAGCAGAGCATTCCGACTTCCACCTCATGGACCAGGAACACGAATCGCTGCCCGCCTCCGAAGACGAAGAAGCCGAACCTGACGACGAAATCATCAACTTCGAAAGTTTCCTCAGGGACGCTGAAGAAGACCGCTCCGGCGCCGCAGAAGACGAAGACGCAGAGCCAGACGATGAAATTGCCCGAAATTATTTCCATTCAAAAGATGAAAATGAGGAGGAAGAAGAGGACGAGGACGAAGAAGAAGGCCTCGAAGATGATGAAGATGAAGAAGACGATTTTCCTGGTACCGACACCGACGACGCTGACGAAAACGATCTTGATAAGAAATAA
- a CDS encoding ABC transporter permease has protein sequence MLRNYFKVAIRNLLKNKPYAIINIVGLTSGIVTVLLIGLWINDEWQFNKQFANYKQVAQVYQQTTANGNIGVGNNMPFPVAPTLRSDFGDYFKQVALCTWVQTVVLSKDKKNLSANGIYAEQGLPDMLQLAVSGNKQLSDPNSILLSASQAKACFGNENPINKTLITDGGRSVTVAGTYPDFPVNSEFGMVKFIMPWQRYANMQHLAERENPWRSNSYRVFVQIADNTTMDKVSQVIKDVKLNHIHADEKTFQPQLFLHPMARWHLYSKFTNGVNSGGPIQYLWLLGVSGLFILLLACINFMNLSTARSEKRAKEVGIRKAIGSRRAQLAVQFFTESLIMSMLAMVISILIVQQLLPLFNTITDKAMHMPWNSAVFWGTILLFCMMVALIAGSYPAFYLSSFRPVKVLKGTFHAAKGASMPRRILLVTQFTVAMVLLVATMVVYRQVKLGTERPVGYEQHGLIIIPSYTAAIHDHFDAVKQQLLESNAALDMAESWSPVTAVWNTNSGFKWEGRDMSVALDFPNEPVSYDYGHTIGWQFVAGRDFSRDFASDSAAFVINEAAAKYMGLKAPVGAKITWDDEPYHIVGIVKNVVAESPYEPARPAFYHLNSGQGTRMLVRLNPAMGVSTALKKVESIYAATAPDDPFDYAFADNDYNMKFGAENRFAKLVGIFSCLAVFISCIGLFGMASYIVEQRTKEIGVRKVLGASVFSLWRLLSRDFVRMILIAMPMAFGLAGYCMHNWLQNYSYRAGLAWWIFALSGLITLVLTIIVVSVQAVKAATQQPLKSLQS, from the coding sequence ATGCTCCGCAATTATTTTAAAGTAGCTATCCGTAATCTCTTAAAGAACAAACCATACGCGATAATTAATATTGTCGGGTTAACGTCTGGTATCGTCACGGTGCTGCTCATCGGCCTGTGGATAAACGATGAATGGCAATTCAACAAACAATTCGCTAACTATAAACAGGTGGCACAGGTTTACCAGCAAACCACTGCCAACGGAAATATCGGCGTAGGTAATAATATGCCCTTCCCGGTAGCGCCTACGCTACGCAGTGATTTCGGTGACTACTTCAAACAGGTTGCCCTCTGTACCTGGGTGCAAACAGTGGTATTGTCCAAAGACAAAAAGAACCTCAGTGCCAATGGCATCTATGCGGAACAAGGCCTCCCGGATATGTTGCAGCTGGCCGTTTCCGGTAATAAACAATTATCAGACCCCAACAGTATTTTATTGTCTGCCTCCCAGGCTAAAGCCTGTTTTGGTAATGAAAATCCTATTAATAAAACCTTAATAACCGATGGCGGCAGATCGGTTACCGTTGCAGGTACCTATCCGGATTTTCCGGTCAACAGCGAGTTTGGAATGGTGAAGTTTATCATGCCCTGGCAGCGATATGCCAACATGCAACATCTGGCGGAAAGAGAAAATCCATGGCGTTCAAATTCTTACCGGGTATTCGTCCAGATAGCCGACAACACTACCATGGACAAGGTTTCCCAGGTAATTAAAGATGTTAAACTGAATCATATCCACGCTGATGAAAAGACTTTTCAACCGCAGCTCTTCCTGCATCCCATGGCCAGGTGGCATCTATACAGCAAATTTACCAATGGTGTAAACAGTGGTGGCCCTATCCAGTATTTATGGCTGTTAGGCGTGAGTGGCCTGTTTATCCTGTTGCTGGCCTGCATCAACTTTATGAACCTGAGCACAGCAAGATCAGAGAAGCGGGCAAAGGAAGTGGGTATCCGAAAAGCAATCGGGTCCCGGCGTGCACAGCTGGCAGTACAGTTTTTTACGGAGTCGCTGATCATGAGTATGCTGGCGATGGTAATCTCTATTCTCATTGTACAACAACTATTACCGCTTTTCAATACAATTACAGATAAAGCCATGCATATGCCCTGGAATAGTGCAGTATTCTGGGGAACCATCCTCCTTTTCTGCATGATGGTGGCGTTGATTGCTGGTAGCTATCCAGCTTTCTATCTCTCTTCTTTCCGGCCGGTAAAGGTGCTGAAAGGTACATTCCATGCTGCTAAGGGTGCATCGATGCCTCGCCGGATATTGCTGGTTACACAGTTTACCGTTGCAATGGTGCTGCTGGTTGCTACCATGGTGGTATACAGGCAGGTGAAGCTGGGAACGGAAAGACCGGTAGGCTATGAACAGCATGGACTGATTATCATTCCGTCATACACAGCTGCTATTCATGATCACTTTGATGCCGTGAAGCAGCAACTGCTGGAATCCAATGCTGCATTGGATATGGCTGAATCATGGAGTCCCGTTACCGCAGTATGGAATACAAATAGCGGATTTAAATGGGAAGGCCGGGATATGTCTGTAGCACTTGATTTTCCGAATGAGCCGGTATCTTATGATTATGGCCATACTATCGGCTGGCAGTTTGTTGCAGGGAGAGACTTCTCACGGGATTTTGCCAGCGATTCGGCAGCTTTTGTGATCAATGAAGCAGCAGCGAAATATATGGGCCTGAAAGCCCCTGTTGGTGCTAAAATAACCTGGGATGATGAACCCTATCATATTGTTGGTATCGTAAAAAACGTAGTGGCAGAATCGCCGTATGAACCCGCGCGTCCTGCGTTTTATCATTTAAACAGTGGTCAGGGAACGAGAATGCTGGTCCGACTGAATCCCGCGATGGGTGTTAGTACCGCGCTGAAAAAAGTAGAATCGATTTACGCTGCCACTGCACCTGATGATCCATTCGATTATGCATTTGCAGACAACGATTATAACATGAAATTCGGGGCAGAAAACCGCTTCGCTAAACTGGTGGGTATCTTCTCCTGCCTGGCTGTTTTTATCAGCTGTATAGGCTTATTTGGAATGGCTTCTTACATTGTTGAACAGCGCACCAAAGAGATAGGTGTCCGTAAGGTACTGGGGGCCAGTGTATTCAGCTTATGGCGTTTGTTATCGCGCGACTTTGTACGAATGATTCTCATCGCTATGCCAATGGCATTCGGACTGGCAGGATATTGTATGCATAACTGGTTGCAGAATTATAGCTACAGGGCAGGACTTGCCTGGTGGATATTTGCTTTGTCCGGACTGATTACACTGGTGCTGACCATTATCGTTGTTAGTGTACAGGCTGTAAAAGCGGCCACACAACAGCCATTGAAGAGTTTACAATCCTGA
- a CDS encoding nucleosidase → MQETNTQIATASLRELLAQNPLFVFALESEAKGEFDEVDALFAGIGKVNAGYHLTKRIVNNKPSIIVNLGSAGSNSFHRGEVVCCTRFIQRDMDVTPLGFAKYETPLANIPVVLEYGITAGHLPQGICGTGDNFEVGHTTDEYNVIDMEAWPLAWIAQQENIPFLCLKYISDGADGAAAEDWSEAVHLAAEALKKVIDELRENC, encoded by the coding sequence ATGCAGGAAACTAATACACAAATCGCTACCGCCAGTTTGCGCGAACTGCTGGCACAAAATCCACTATTTGTTTTTGCATTGGAATCAGAAGCAAAAGGAGAATTTGACGAGGTAGACGCCCTCTTTGCAGGTATCGGAAAAGTAAACGCCGGATATCATCTCACTAAAAGAATTGTAAACAACAAACCCAGTATAATCGTAAATCTTGGTTCCGCAGGAAGTAATTCCTTCCATCGTGGAGAAGTAGTATGCTGCACACGATTCATTCAGCGTGATATGGATGTCACTCCACTCGGATTTGCCAAATATGAAACACCACTGGCCAACATTCCGGTAGTGCTGGAATACGGTATTACCGCCGGTCACCTTCCTCAGGGCATCTGCGGTACAGGTGATAACTTTGAAGTTGGTCATACCACAGATGAGTATAATGTTATTGACATGGAAGCCTGGCCACTGGCCTGGATAGCGCAACAGGAAAACATTCCTTTCCTCTGCCTGAAATATATTTCTGACGGAGCTGATGGCGCCGCAGCGGAAGACTGGTCTGAAGCGGTTCATCTCGCTGCTGAAGCACTCAAAAAAGTGATAGACGAATTAAGGGAAAATTGTTAG
- a CDS encoding SDR family oxidoreductase, whose translation MTYQDKVILITGASSGIGKELALLLAAEKARIILSARNEAHLLEVQAQCLSLTPHCHVLPMDITDERQVQEGAASAIAIYGRIDVLINNAGVTQRSKLIDTSPAAIRKLMEVNFFGPMMLTTALLPQFKAQQQGQIVVISSMAGLFGYPWRSGYNAAKHALQGYFETLQTEQPIPGLSTTIICPGRIHTDITYSAITGDGSAYGAMDPGQAHGIPVDVCARKIVKAMRNKKKLVLIARMEKVLLWMKRYFPPLFYFIARKGN comes from the coding sequence ATGACATACCAGGATAAAGTTATATTAATCACAGGCGCCAGCTCCGGCATTGGAAAGGAGCTGGCGTTACTGCTTGCCGCTGAAAAGGCACGTATCATCCTTTCTGCCCGAAACGAAGCCCACTTGCTGGAAGTACAGGCACAATGCCTGTCGCTTACGCCCCACTGCCACGTCCTCCCCATGGATATCACGGATGAAAGGCAGGTGCAGGAAGGCGCAGCCAGCGCCATCGCTATTTATGGCCGTATAGACGTACTGATCAATAACGCCGGCGTTACCCAACGCTCCAAACTGATCGATACCAGCCCGGCAGCCATTCGTAAGTTAATGGAAGTCAACTTCTTCGGCCCCATGATGCTGACAACCGCATTGCTGCCACAATTCAAGGCGCAGCAACAGGGACAAATCGTTGTCATCAGCAGTATGGCAGGCCTCTTCGGATATCCCTGGCGCTCCGGCTACAATGCCGCCAAACATGCACTGCAAGGCTATTTCGAGACATTGCAAACCGAACAACCCATACCCGGACTCTCCACCACCATCATCTGTCCGGGCCGCATCCACACCGATATCACCTACTCCGCCATCACCGGCGACGGCAGCGCCTATGGCGCCATGGACCCCGGCCAGGCACACGGCATTCCCGTGGATGTCTGCGCCAGAAAGATTGTGAAAGCCATGCGGAATAAGAAAAAGCTGGTGCTCATTGCACGTATGGAAAAAGTGTTGTTGTGGATGAAACGATATTTTCCCCCATTATTTTATTTTATTGCCCGGAAAGGCAATTAA